In Anaerolineales bacterium, one genomic interval encodes:
- the rpsO gene encoding 30S ribosomal protein S15: MTITKEDKTRLIGEYHRHGADTGSPEVQIALLTQRIGTLTEHLRAHKHDESSRRGLLKLVGQRQRHLAYLKKTNPSGYLGLTDRLAIRRK; the protein is encoded by the coding sequence ATGACCATCACCAAGGAAGACAAGACCCGGCTGATCGGGGAGTACCACCGGCACGGCGCTGACACCGGCTCGCCCGAGGTTCAGATCGCGCTGCTGACCCAGCGCATTGGCACGCTGACCGAGCACCTGCGGGCCCACAAGCATGACGAGTCGTCTCGCCGCGGGCTGCTGAAACTGGTCGGCCAGCGCCAACGCCATCTGGCTTACCTGAAGAAGACCAACCCATCCGGCTACCTCGGATTGACCGATCGGCTGGCCATCCGCCGCAAGTAG